In the genome of Bactrocera dorsalis isolate Fly_Bdor unplaced genomic scaffold, ASM2337382v1 BdCtg097, whole genome shotgun sequence, the window CGGAAGAAAACGTTAATAGTTCTGAATCCAATAATCTTACTgctgatgaaataaaaaaacggcAAAATGATCGAACACAAGTTATTCCAGTAGAAACATCCATGAGATACCTTAAAAGTTCTGCCTACAAAGAAACCTATGGAGATCAATTAGTTTGGGAGCAGTATAGGTACGAATTTTcagcatatttgtatatatttatttcatatttttttatcgtAGGCGCAACCACAAAGGAGCCATTCCACCGCGTAAAACTCGTAAAACTTGTATTAGGAAAGGAGTAATTTCTACCGGAAATCCTTGTCCTATTTGTCGTGATGAATATTTAGTGTTAGACCACCGAAATATTGACTTACTGCAACAGTTTATTTCGCCACATACGGGTCAAATTCTAAGTTATTCTAAAACTGGCCTTTGCCAaaagaaacattttcaattaaccGTGGCCGTTGAACGTGCACGGGATTATGGACTTATAACTTTTGACGTACCATTTAGAGAATTCGATCTTGACGAATACTACGGAAAAGCTGAAGtaaaaaaagaataacaaaCCAACACActttaaatttacataataattaagtaatttttatatggaAGAAACAAAATAATGGCTTCAGATAGTGGTGACCATATTACACAATTCGAAGAGCATTCATCGACATTCCTTGTAGTTGGCGGTGGGATCGCAGGTGTAACCTGTGCGGAAACATTAGCAATTTACCACCCAGAAGAGAAGATAACTTTAATAACAGAATCGAGCGTTATAAAAACTATCGCCAATTTAGAACCCGTTGCaagatatgtttataaatttgacgTGAAAGAACAATCGTTGAACGATAGCCTTCCACCTGCAATTCTAACCATTGTTGACCGACTTAAAACTATAGAGGCATTGGATCATTTCGTTCTCACGGAGAATGGTCGACGtatctattataaatatatgtgtctCTGTACTGGTGCTACTCCTAATCTAATTCTTGGTAACAATCCTCGAGTTATTGGAATCCGTGACACCGACTCAGTTCTAACACTGcaggaatttttaaaacatgCTAAAAAAGTTACTTTGCTGGGTAATGGTGGTATAGCAAGCGAACTTGCATATGAGTTGCATGGAATTGAGGTACATTGGGTGGTCAAAGACAATCATATTGCGTCAACCTTTGTGGATCCAGGTGCAGCTCATTTCTTTCAAGAATCAATACACCTCAAGAAACCAGATGGTAGTAATGCAGACAAAGCGAATTCACAATCCACTTCAATTGTTAAACGTCTTAGATACAAAGAAATACAATCAAAAGAACTAtgtaaagaaaacaacaaaattcgTGGTGCGGCTTTGGGACCCGATTGGCACAGGAATTTCACATTAACTGGTAATGCATCATCTACAACTGATTCACCGATTATACATTACAAAACACATATTAAGGaaatagtagaaaaaaataaaaaaatatttattacgcTCAACAATGATGAACGTATTGAATGTGATTTCCTTATATCCGCAACCGGTGTCGAACCCCATCATAATTATTCTTGCTCGATTCCTTTTTCTATGGGAACCGACGGTGGAATCGCCGTTAATGACATGATGGAAACAAATGTTTTAGATATTTATGCTGCTGGCGATGTTTGTACCGCTATGTGGGAACATGGTGAACACTGGTTTCAAATGCGATTGTGGACACAAGCTCGCCAAATGGGTTGTATGGCCGGACGCAGTATGGACgcaaaattaacaaatgaaGTGATTTATCAAGACTTCTGCTTTGAACTTTTTGGACACGTTACTCAGCTATTTGGTTATCCTGTTGTTCTTCTCGGGCGATACAATGGACAAGGTCTAGGAACCGATTACGAGTTACTGATTCGAAGTACTGCTGGTAAggagtatataaaatttgtacttCAAAATGGCCGTTTACGAGGTGCAATATTGATTGGGAACACAGAACTTGCTGAGACCTGCGAAAAcctaatattaaacaaaattgatCTTACACCATATGGAGATGACATTCTCAATCCGGATATCGATATTGAAGATTACTTTGATTAAAAGTCATtgctattaaaatattttgtttctattcaTACTAGTgtacataaattgaaaataaaataatattacatgAAAACCACTGTTCATT includes:
- the LOC105224066 gene encoding 28S ribosomal protein S18b, mitochondrial, which encodes MITILRAISRNLINEKFSVVNRVCFPQQLTYFHSGATLRCDVKPEENVNSSESNNLTADEIKKRQNDRTQVIPVETSMRYLKSSAYKETYGDQLVWEQYRRNHKGAIPPRKTRKTCIRKGVISTGNPCPICRDEYLVLDHRNIDLLQQFISPHTGQILSYSKTGLCQKKHFQLTVAVERARDYGLITFDVPFREFDLDEYYGKAEVKKE
- the LOC105224065 gene encoding pyridine nucleotide-disulfide oxidoreductase domain-containing protein 1, whose protein sequence is MASDSGDHITQFEEHSSTFLVVGGGIAGVTCAETLAIYHPEEKITLITESSVIKTIANLEPVARYVYKFDVKEQSLNDSLPPAILTIVDRLKTIEALDHFVLTENGRRIYYKYMCLCTGATPNLILGNNPRVIGIRDTDSVLTLQEFLKHAKKVTLLGNGGIASELAYELHGIEVHWVVKDNHIASTFVDPGAAHFFQESIHLKKPDGSNADKANSQSTSIVKRLRYKEIQSKELCKENNKIRGAALGPDWHRNFTLTGNASSTTDSPIIHYKTHIKEIVEKNKKIFITLNNDERIECDFLISATGVEPHHNYSCSIPFSMGTDGGIAVNDMMETNVLDIYAAGDVCTAMWEHGEHWFQMRLWTQARQMGCMAGRSMDAKLTNEVIYQDFCFELFGHVTQLFGYPVVLLGRYNGQGLGTDYELLIRSTAGKEYIKFVLQNGRLRGAILIGNTELAETCENLILNKIDLTPYGDDILNPDIDIEDYFD